The following proteins come from a genomic window of Vidua chalybeata isolate OUT-0048 chromosome 2, bVidCha1 merged haplotype, whole genome shotgun sequence:
- the RAB30 gene encoding ras-related protein Rab-30 isoform X1 has protein sequence MSMEDYDFLFKIVLIGNAGVGKTCLVRRFTQGLFPPGQGATIGVDFMIKTVEINGEKVKLQIWDTAGQERFRSITQSYYRSANALILTYDITCEESFRCLPEWLREIEQYASNKVITVLVGNKIDLADKREVSQQRAAEFSEAQDMYYLETSAKESDNVEKLFLDLACRLISEARQNTLVNNVSSPLPGEGKSISYLTCCNFN, from the exons ATGAGTATGGAAGATTATGATTTCCTcttcaaaattgttttaatcGGCAACGCCGGGGTGGGGAAGACCTGCTTAGTCCGTCGCTTCACTCAG GGGCTTTTCCCACCAGGGCAAGGAGCCACAATTGGGGTTGACTTTATGATTAAAACTGTGGAGATAAATGGTGAAAAAGTAAAG CTGCAGATCTGGGACACAGCAGGCCAGGAGCGTTTCCGATCCATCACGCAGAGCTACTACCGCAGCGCCAACGCGCTGATCCTGACCTATGACATCACCTGCGAGGAGTCCTTCCGCTGCCTGCCCGAGTGGCTGCGGGAGATCGAGCAGTACGCCAGCAACAAGGTCATCACCGTGCTCGTGG GTAATAAGATTGATTTAGCTGATAAGAGGGAAGTCTCCCAGCAAAGAGCTGCAGAGTTTTCTGAAGCACAGGACATGTACTATCTGGAAACATCAGCAAAAGAATCAGATAATGTGGAAAAACTCTTCCTGGACTTGGCCTGCCGGTTGATCAGCGAGGCACGACAGAACACCCTTGTGAACAATGTCTCATCCCCCTTACCAGGAGAGGGGAAAAGTATCAGCTACTTGACTTgctgtaattttaattaa
- the RAB30 gene encoding ras-related protein Rab-30 isoform X2 has product MSMEDYDFLFKIVLIGNAGVGKTCLVRRFTQLQIWDTAGQERFRSITQSYYRSANALILTYDITCEESFRCLPEWLREIEQYASNKVITVLVGNKIDLADKREVSQQRAAEFSEAQDMYYLETSAKESDNVEKLFLDLACRLISEARQNTLVNNVSSPLPGEGKSISYLTCCNFN; this is encoded by the exons ATGAGTATGGAAGATTATGATTTCCTcttcaaaattgttttaatcGGCAACGCCGGGGTGGGGAAGACCTGCTTAGTCCGTCGCTTCACTCAG CTGCAGATCTGGGACACAGCAGGCCAGGAGCGTTTCCGATCCATCACGCAGAGCTACTACCGCAGCGCCAACGCGCTGATCCTGACCTATGACATCACCTGCGAGGAGTCCTTCCGCTGCCTGCCCGAGTGGCTGCGGGAGATCGAGCAGTACGCCAGCAACAAGGTCATCACCGTGCTCGTGG GTAATAAGATTGATTTAGCTGATAAGAGGGAAGTCTCCCAGCAAAGAGCTGCAGAGTTTTCTGAAGCACAGGACATGTACTATCTGGAAACATCAGCAAAAGAATCAGATAATGTGGAAAAACTCTTCCTGGACTTGGCCTGCCGGTTGATCAGCGAGGCACGACAGAACACCCTTGTGAACAATGTCTCATCCCCCTTACCAGGAGAGGGGAAAAGTATCAGCTACTTGACTTgctgtaattttaattaa
- the DDIAS gene encoding DNA damage-induced apoptosis suppressor protein, producing the protein MNSVQGLLAASVISIQNSCFIYPACQNCFSRLILDSRRFNCLKCGCTGEAKEASYRYRLSLKIADTNDLFDITVFGSCLDPFFGVTAENLQRYIQDFNQLSGETNTESTTRALVQAVETCFIGKRFIFGVKRCAREDGGRSAASSILQKCSRINRSTKNLVACQIFLPNAAVTGFTVFSYLDHLLQSAKFRSCNNSSYLPDASSAPIDEPLSELSSLSTLSRSSCFVQSSGRESFLGCWQQSLSLTSSVAWVTAEDFPTLEVGNLVSEQHEQEEKPVSAELSSVSLNNQTLWDSRFLISSVKEGDKEKDNESSSQLNRTDGISATDKLERVSSSNTKCSHGNSSKLLQHPLKSEVKNNYPKTNSRNYCYTEKSHNSLVCKRDVSTPNHVNVDGVSQMDSVFWEELPFSESLNELLARIEDGRNVVTSPSLDAGKFVHFESNKLGVNLNKSYSKQAVGDLPAASVSGRLLPPAGNDSWETTVFACLQSNANPPSDVSQYESSPSDLSSTLKEGGASSPVTPEPSISQSGCVQSKEANNDNANSSWSFIRLHGETSYSKKSKTATCVHSACESWLASCENKENYSTPSQKKDLTLTGAQVSDPPTPSNARSIYKRELKPLTELSGNTFRSVSRKELQWNNTFPEGSYNASADLFDASVRDVAKPVEFLNKSCNSLIQEDTLTEKVTAESVLSPGGVPCNSSKLSSSLHRSPQAFSKHSTPVTYSFWDSECSSVCAQDLVPYSQSTPMTKPLQKLWPAGERSSFITLFTPKNPTQIHSKGKRSRSSFQNTLLQQLTGKLVKRERPRNTKDKESGSSASQKFLNSQLPASLEEWIPPSSNKGLKPTASLKLKTVSWTADLQSTCGHTGSNPISESRKKSENYENLIQNERISPGDRAGILTPLSASVTKTSFSDDLVLKTCSPSEGENYLSGGNYSELVLEGPTLWSPELFFQARTPFSKKPKY; encoded by the exons ATGAATAGTGTGCAAGGACTCTTGGCTGCCTCTGTGATTTCCATCCAGAATTCCTGCTTCATCTATCCTGCCTGTCAAAACTGCTTTTCTAGGCTGATACTGGATTCCAGGAG GTTCAACTGTTTAAAATGTGGCTGCACAGGTGAAGCTAAAGAAGCAAGCTACAGATATAGATTGTCCCTAAAGATTGCTGACACTAATGATTTGTTTGACATCACTGTTTTTGGAAGTTGCTTAGATCCATTCTTTGGGGTCACCGCAGAGAATCTGCAGAG GTATATTCAAGACTTCAATCAGCTGTCAGGAGAAACAAACACAGAGTCAACTACAAGAGCATTAGTTCAAGCAGTGGAAACCTGTTTCATTGGAAAAAGGTTTATATTTGGAGTGAAG CGTTGTGCAAGGGAAGATGGAGGCCgttctgctgccagcagcatctTGCAGAAGTGTTCCAGAATTAATAGAAGTACGAAAAACCTTGTGGCGTGCCAGATCTTCCTGCCAAATGCTGCTGTTACTGGCTTTACTGTTTTCAGCTACTTAGATCATCTCCTGCAGTCGGCAAAATTCAGGAGCTGTAATAACAGCTCATATTTACCTGATGCGTCATCAGCTCCCATAGATGAACCTCTCAGTGAGCTCAGCAGCTTGTCTACCCTGAGCAGGAGCTCCTGTTTTGTTCAGTCTAGTGGCAGGGAAAGTTTTTTAGGGTGCTGGCAGCAATCCTTAAGTCTGACTTCATCTGTTGCTTGGGTAACAGCGGAAGACTTTCCCACTCTGGAAGTGGGAAATCTGGTGAGTGAACAGCATGAACAAGAGGAGAAGCCTGTCTCTGCAGAATTGAGCAGTGTAAGCCTCAACAATCAAACTCTTTGGGACTCACGGTTTCTGATCTCTTCTGTGAAGGAAGGAGATAAAGAGAAGGATAATGAATCAAGTTCGCAGCTTAATCGGACTGATGGTATCTCTGCAACTGATAAATTGGAGAGAGTTTCCTCTTCAAACACCAAATGTTCACATGGAAACAGTTCCAAGTTGTTACAACATCCCTTGAAATCTGAGGTAAAAAACAATTACCCAAAAACTAATAGTAGAAACTATTGTTACACAGAAAAATCCCACAACTCCCTTGTTTGCAAGAGAGATGTTTCAACTCCTAATCACGTAAATGTAGATGGAGTGTCTCAGATGGACTCTGTGTTTTGGGAAGAGCTCCCATTCTCAGAAAGCCTGAATGAATTGTTAGCCAGAATAGAGGATGGCAGGAATGTTGTAACATCACCTAGCCTTGATGCAGGCAAATTTGTCCATTTTGAAAGTAACAAGTTGGGTGTAAATCTTAACAAATCATATTCCAAGCAAGCTGTAGGTGATTTGCCTGCAGCCAGTGTCTCAGGGAGGCTCTTGCCACCAGCAGGGAATGATAGTTGGGAGACCACAGTGTTTGCTTGTCTTCAGTCAAATGCAAACCCTCCAAGTGATGTCTCACAATACGAGTCTTCCCCTAGTGATTTATCTTCAACCCTCAAGGAAGGTGGAGCATCCTCTCCAGTTACACCAGAGCCTTCAATTTCTCAGAGCGGATGTGTGCAGTCCAAAGAAGCAAATAATGACAATGCAAATTCATCTTGGTCTTTTATTAGGCTGCATGGAGAAACCTCCTATTCAAAAAAGAGCAAGACAGCCACCTGTGTGCATTCTGCATGTGAAAGCTGGTTAGCTTcttgtgaaaataaagaaaattattctacACCAAGCCAAAAAAAGGATCTTACACTTACAGGGGCCCAGGTCTCTGATCCACCAACTCCCAGCAATGCAAGAAGTATAtataaaagagaattaaaacCATTGACAGAACTGTCAGGTAATACCTTCAGAAGTGTTAGTAGGAAAGAGCTGCAGTGGAACAACACCTTCCCTGAAGGCAGCTACAATGCTTCTGCTGATCTCTTTGATGCAAGTGTAAGAGATGTAGCAAAACCTGTGGAATTCTTAAATAAATCATGTAATTCTTTAATACAGGAAGATACTTTGACAGAGAAGGTCACAGCTGAATCAGTGCTTTCTCCTGGAGGTGTTCCTTGTAACAGTTCAAAACTGAGCTCATCCCTACACAGGTCCCCTCAGGCTTTTAGCAAGCACAGTACACCTGTAACTTACTCCTTTTGGGATTCGGAATGCAGTTCAGTTTGTGCTCAGGACTTAGTTCCTTATTCACAGTCAACTCCTATGACAAAACCTCTGCAGAAACTATGGCCTGCTGGGGAGAGAAGCTCTTTTATCACCCTCTTCACCCCTAAAAATCCCACTCAAATCCATTCCAAAGGCAAGCGATCCAGGTCTTCCTTTCAGAacactctgctgcagcagcttaCCGGCAAGTTAGTGAAACGTGAGAGACCAAGGAACACGAAAGACAAAGAAAGTGGTAGCTCTGCTTCCCAGAAGTTCCTTAACAGCCAACTGCCTGCCAGCTTGGAGGAGTGGATCCCTCCATCTTCAAACAAAGGGCTGAAACCAACTgcatctttaaaattaaaaacagttaGCTGGACTGCTGACTTGCAATCCACATGTGGGCACACTGGCAGCAACCctatttctgaaagcagaaagaagagtgaaaattatgaaaatctCATCCAAAATGAGAGAATAAGCCCTGGGGATAGAGCCGGGATTCTAACTCCTTTATCTGCAAGTGTCACCAAGACCTCATTTTCAGATGATCTCGTCCTGAAAACTTGTTCCCCTTCAGAAGGTGAGAATTACCTCTCAGGTGGAAATTATTCAGAGCTTGTGTTGGAAGGGCCAACTCTCTGGTCTCCTGAACTGTTCTTCCAAGCACGGACTCCTTTTTCCAAGAAGCCAAAATACTAG